The genome window AGCCGCTGACCCAGAAGGGTCAGATCTCGGTCCCGTACACGTGGTGGGCCGGGGAGACGGCGGGCCGTTTTCTCTCGTCGCTGCGGGACGAGCGGAAGATACTCGGGACCCGTTGCAGCGGGTGCGGGAAGGTGTACGTT of Syntrophaceae bacterium contains these proteins:
- a CDS encoding DNA-binding protein, with protein sequence MSEWIKEVEPLTQKGQISVPYTWWAGETAGRFLSSLRDERKILGTRCSGCGKVYV